DNA from Rhinoderma darwinii isolate aRhiDar2 chromosome 6, aRhiDar2.hap1, whole genome shotgun sequence:
tatgcatattttttttttataattcataGTATTTCATGATAGTTAAAACATTATGTTTTAGTAACAAATGATGTGACAGCTCCTAAATTGTAGTACTAGTTGCTTATACAATTTAAGTAAGctgtaaaataaatgttatgttaAATATAGTACATGTCCCTGATGTTTAATAGTTCATGCCATGAAGGAAATCTTGTTTTCTGACATAATAcccttattgtttttttattattgtaaccctgtttttttggttttttttaggcTGTTTCTGAGCTTCCCTCTGACCAAAACCTACTTTCCCCACCTTGACTTGTCCCAAGGATCTGCTGACATCAAGAACTATGGTGGAAAGGTCATGAATGCTCTTGGAAATGCTGCCAATCATCTGGATCACCTTGATGCCTCCCTATCCACCCTCAGCGACCTCCTTCCACACAAGCTGAGAGTGGACCCTGGAAACTTTGAGGTAAGAAATAAGAAATATGTTATGTTTTATATGTAGTACTACCCCATCTGTTGGGTTACTAACAGGAACCAGAGTAGCATCATTCACTAGTAAAGTTCACATATACAGTATTACACACTGCCTGCATAAATATGCCTATTTAGAAGACATGTTTTTTAATTTGTAATGATTAACACTTTATTTAAAATATAACACATGAGTACATACATGCCACTGTAAATTTTATAGTGACTCTTCAATAGAATGTAAGCATATACATTTATTGGTTATATATTGAAGGATATACATTATATGTCTGATTCTGAGGAATTTAATAATTGATACAATACATTGATACCTTTATGGTTTATATGGTAAgtgttgaaaacagctccgtaatttcagacgttttttgttaagcgtgtgaacataccctaagggtatgtttacacggcctatttacggacgtaattcgggcgtttttgccccgaattacgtccgaaaatagcgcctcaatagcgctgacaaacatctgcccattgaaagcaatgggcagacgtttgtctgttcacacgaggcgtatatttacgcgccgctgtcaaatgacagcgcgtaaatagacgcccgcgtcaaagaagtgacctgtcacttctttggccgtaattggagccgttattcattgactccaatgaatagcagcgctaattacggccgtaatggacgcggcgttcaagcgcctgcacatgccggtacggctgaaattatggggatgttttcaggctgaaacatccccgtaatttcagccgtaacggacgccctcgtgtgaacataccctaagaattaaCATGAAGTTTCTTCCTTGTTGCAGCGACTGAATCAAGTAATCCAGAATGTCTTGGCTATTCACTTGCCAAAAGAATTCAGTGCTGAAACCCAGGCTGCTTGGAACAAATTCTTTTCTGAGGTCTCCACCGTCCTGACCTCCAAGTAAAGATAAAGAAATACTCATGGACTAGGAGACTACATCACTACCTGCAGCAAACCATCCTGTAGGGAAGTTCAGAGGAAACTATGACACAAATTTGTCATCAAATCCATAGGCAATCAAAGAATGTCATTCAGCTGTAATATAATTTTGCTCGCTTGTGGTTTTGCAGCAGTCTATGTCTGGCTATTTACTTGTGTCTGTTGTCCATCAAAAGGAATCTGGTGTAATCTTTAATAAaagtgcattaatttctaattgCTGCCGCTTGTTGGGTTTTCTTTAATGATGTTGAGATTTGAACTATAGACAATATATTTTACTGTGCTTTCTATTAaaatcattatacacatatagggGGATAttaattaagactggcatttcacacGCGAGTGTTAATATAACGATAACTGGCGTAAGATTAACCTAATTTAATAAGTGGCGCAAACCTCTTATTAAATTAGGAGCATCTCTGGCTGCCCGTGCGCCTGAAAGGAAAGTGTATGCCAGCTATGAGCTGGCGTAAATTCCCGCTATAATTTCCgccaatttctggcataaatgatCGTAAACTTGTTGCGCTGTGACAGGCCACGTCTCTTTCACTAGGTCATGCCTATCTTTCGAAAAAGTGGTGTGGGAGGtgtaaatgcatcaaaagtcgcAGTTCTTTGCAGAAATTgcgacttttgatgcatttgcaacttttctacgccagaaaagatAATAAATTCTTACCATAAAATATAAAATGATAGGATCACTGAGGGGCTATTGGTGCATGCCAACACAAAGTACAGCACAACCTATGTCTCACTGCAAATATTCAATGCCGTTCAAACCAagacaaaataataatataataactgtTTTCAGTGATGTGTCATTTTTCATATACCACCTagtgttgtcacgataccagaatttggacttcgataccgatactttgtgtagtattgccatactcaatatcaaaacgatactttgacaacaataataataaaaaaaagttcttccattttctgatgtgaggcgcgaggtgtgatgaattttgaacctccgtgtgcctcacattaatagtaattaaccccattatgttcctcttaatggacaacattgggttaatgtgtgaggtacatgatggggttaattactatgcacatggaggttcaaaattcataataccttgtgcctcacatttataagtgaaagaaaactgttttttattttataacagcgtaaacatgaatgacgTTATAAATGTGTTATCACGGTCGCAACAATAAATAATAtgtgtatattaaccccttcccgccattggacgtatatgtacgtcctggaaagcattgacttcccgcaaaatgccgtacaatgtttggcaccggctcagaagctgagtcggtgccatcatcaccggatctcagctgtatcttacagctgacatccgactgtaacggcggggaccgaactaggttaaccccttcccgccctagccacttttgaccttcctgacagagcctcatttttcaaatctgacatgttcactttatgtggtaataactctggaatgctttcacctatccaagcgattctgagattgttttctcgtgacacattgcactttaagttactagcaaaatttgctcgatatgttctgtatttaattgtgaaaaacactgaaaattAGCGaacaattgcaaaaattagcatttttcgtaatttaaatgtatctgcttgtaagacaggcagttataccacacaaaatggttgctaattaacatcacccatatgtctactttagattggcatcgttttttgaacatctttttatttttctatgacatcacaaggcttacaactttagcagcaatttctcacattttcaagaaaatttcaaaaggccatttttacaggggccagttcagttgtgaagtggctttaagggcgttatatattagaaacccccaaaaagtcaccccattttaaaaacttcacccctcaaagtattcaaaacagcatttagaaaatgtcttaaccctttacacatttcacaggaattaaagcaaagtagaggtgaaatttacaaatttcatatttattggcagaaataaatttgtaatactattttttttattacacagaaggttttagcagagaaattcaactcaatatttgttgcccagtttctgcagttttaggaaatatcccacatgtggtcgtagcaggctactggaatgaagcacaggcctcagaagcaaaggaacacctagtggattttggggccttattttgttagaagggctcttgcagtgacaaaacagtacaaatcccccaaaagtgaccccatctgggaaactagacacctaaaggaaattatctaggggtatagtgagcattttgaccgcacaggttttttacagaatttattggaagtaggccgtgaaaattaaaattaacatttattcgaagaaaatttaggtttagccattttttttctcatttccacaaggactgaaggagaaaaagcaccgtaaaatttgtaaagcaatttctcccgagtaaaacattaccccacatatggtaataaacggatatttgaacacaggacagggcttagaagggatggagtgtcatttggcttttggagatcacatttagcaggaatggtttgagaggccttgtcacatttacaaagcccctgaggggacaaaacagtggaaaccccccacaagtgaccccatctgggaaactagacacctcaaggaaattatctaggggtgtagtgagcattttgaccgcacaggttttttacagaatttattggaagtaggccgtgaaaattaaaatcaacatttattcaaagaaaatttaggtttagccattttttttctcatttccacaaggactgaaggacaaaaagcaccgtaaaatttgtaaagcaatttctcccgagtaaaacattaccccacatgtggtaataaacggatatttgaacacagggcagggcttagaagggatggagtgccatttggcttttggagatcacatttagcaggaatggtttgagaggccttgtcacatttacaaagcccctgaggggacaaaacagtggaaaccccccacaagtgaccccatctgggaaactagacacctcaaggaaattatctaggggtatagtgagcattttgaccgcacaggttttttacagaatttattggaagtaggccgtgaaaattaaaattaacatttattcgaagaaaatttaggtttagccattttttttctcatttccacaaggactgaaggagaaaaagcaccgtaaaatttgtaaagcaatttctcccgagtaaaacattaccccacatgtggtaataaacggatatttgatcacagggcagggcttagaagggatggagtgccatttggcttttggagatcacatttagcaggaatggtttgagaggccttgtcacatttacaaagcccctgaggggacaaaacagtggaaaccccccacaagtgaccccatctgggaaactagacacctcaaggaaattatctaggggtatagtgagcattttgaccgcacaggtgttttacagaatttattggaagtaggccgtgaaaattaaaatcaacatttattggaagaaaatttaggtttagccatttttttctcatttccacaaggactgaaggagaaaaagcaccgtaaaatttgtaaagcaatttctcccgagtaaaacaataccccacatgtggtaataaacggatatttgaacacagggcagggcttagaagggatggagtgccatttggcttttggagatcacatttagcaggaatggtttgagaggccttgtcacatttacaaagcccctgaggggacaaaacagtggaaacccccacaagtgaccccatctgggaaactagacacctcaaggaaattatctaggggtatagtgagcattttgaccgcacaggttttttacagaatttattggaagtaggccgtgaaaattaaaatcaacatttattcaaagaaaatttaggtttagccatttttttctcatttccacaaggactgaaggagaaaaagcaccgtaaaatttgtaaagcaatttctcccgagtaaaacaataccccacatgtggtaataaatggatatttgaacacaggacagggcttagaagggatggagtgtcatttggcttttggagatcacatttagcaggaatggtttgagaggccttgtcacatttacaaagcccctgaggggacaaaacagtggaaaccccccacaagtgaccccatctgggaaactacacccattgaggaaattatctaggggtatagtgagaatttttagttttgttttaggtggttttttttacaaattttaaatgatcaaattttaaatggggctggtcagtaaaaacattaataattggtcatggccagtatgggagacagaaaaggtgaataatgaataaataaattaaaaatccaaggaggtatgataaattttgaaacattgtttcatgcacaggccgggatttgtgggacacgtctcacaatggtatgtggtgtccttacgaatgcctcgcttggcacacacacggcatttttttgggggcttctcttttttttcagtgggggggatttctgtggggaaatgctggccgggaattatcctactgacggaagagccagatgaactgccctctccttcctggttaccaaacatcagggactttatgaccttttcctgaaattgcaggaacgtacctccactgctggcatatatcggtagaggacaaaggcgttgtataaagccatctgtgtaagatgcacagacagcttcttataccatactctggtcttgcgcatggcgttgaATGGTTtcataacctggtcggacaggtcaacgcaacccatatacttgttgtactcctgtacacaatatggttttgggactagggaagtggatccacgtacagggactaggctgcatctgctgtcgtgtatgctggtcagtataaggacgtcccttttatccttatactttaggaggagcagattgtcgcagcagaaagctttgctctctcctaattttaggatctgacccagcaatgttttggggaggcccttcttatttttgcggattgttccgcatgccaaggtggatctggacaagagaacttttactaatgggacactgttataaaagttgtccagataaagatgatagcctttcccaagtaaaggatggataagatcccatagatctttccactaattccaaggaaaggggggcattctgggggatctatatgggagtctcttCCCTcgtagaccctaaaggagtaggtgtaaccggtggcacttttgcacagcttgtagagctttatgccgtaccgggctcttttattgggtagatactgcctgaagtgcagtctacccttgaagctgactagggattcatctaccgaaatattttgctggggggtataaacgggggaaaaaatttgggagtagtgggcaatcaatggtcgtattttatatagcctatcaaaatttgggtcctgtgggggtgggctctGGCTgttatcattgtaatgaaggaatttcaggatggcttcgaagcgcttccttgtcattactgtgcggtaaatgggggtgttatataaaatatcaagggaccaatagtctctaatcctaggcttttttattagacCAAAACttcaaaatatgccccaaaacttccgctattccactaggtttgtgggggtccaattttggcttctcccataataagagtcagggttctgggcgataaattggtccgcatagatgttggtctgctggaccattaacgctaaaagggagtctgaaaaaaaaaggttaaaataatcaatggggctgaaacccgtaatttcaatttgaatgcctgagcgggctgtaaactccggcacctggggggtataattctctgcagcttcccaggtcagctcaggcagatcaggaactacggctcttctgcgccgactgggtggtgcagattcagagtcactggatgcagaggaagatggaagcacgaactgctcttcaccttcacttgcgctgtccgtgtcggaacacagcattgcagatgcttcctcggctgaaaagactcttttggccatactgaaaaacttgtgctacctaactaacgaaaaacaggttagtgggcacaaaagggcagaaaagcggcagatcgcagttttttttttacttacgcactgtatttattcctgtctccgtctctcacaagctctctgacaggaaagagcttgtcagagacggagatgccggcaaaccactgctcctgcgctgtgattggcctgtcagtactgaccaatcacagctcgttccggcacagggaccactctgattggtcctgtttgaatcctgctttgcgatcgggacgctgtcaccatgtctgttgacatggtgacagtttgaagcttgggcatgcacagcttccccatggctcctctattcccccaagggtgccataggcaggcacacgccgctcatactcggagctggcacaccgccgctgacatgcatcatttgcggaccggaagtgcttgtcaggcgGGTGGAcagaacgggactcgccgcgggcgctgtggagctcgtacgaggaagctgccggcatgcacaagctcccacggggcccctctatccaggCCGCCCATCGCCCACCGCTCGTGCTTTGCTGCAAGCGGTCGGCCGACCATTTGCATCGGTCACGccgtggaactctgccccggctgcTGCTGCCACCACACACCGCTCCCGGCCAAACCTGCTGATGCAGAGAGGCAAAGTCCCAGCGGACACAGTCACTCTggcccctggaactctgccccggactCTGATCGCAGACAAACACTGCTACGGTATGCAGGCGCTGCTggatgcgcatgcgcagtggcctCTGCTCAGAGACAAACACCGCTACGGTATGCAGGCGCTGCTGGATGCGCAGGCGCAGTGGCCTCTGCTCAGAGACAAACACTGCTACGGTATGCAGGCGCTGCTGGATGCGCAGGCGCAGTGGCCTCTGCTCAGAGACAAACACCGCTACGGTATGCAGGCGCTGCTGGATGCGCAGGCGCAGTGGGTCAACTACGCCTCTATGGAAGCTGCCTGACAGCCCCGCTGACACGCATCATCTTAGCCGACCGAAAGTACAtggcaggcggcttgggacatcgcGGGACTACCCGCCGCcactgtggagctcatacactgtagcCCCCCCACCGGGtaatgcacagcttgcacacgtctcctctaccccgggctgcaaCGGCCAGCACACGCCCGCACATGCACTCTGGAGCTGCCTGACAGCCCCGGTCACACGCATCCtcttagccgaccggaagtacacggCAGGCTGCTTGGGACATCGCGGGACTACCCGCcgccgctgtggagctcatacactgtagcTCCACGGGTAATGCACAGCTtacacaaggctcctctatccccccacgggtgcaataggcaggcacacgtcgctcatacgcggagctggctcaccgccgctttcggtaggtgttgccgaggtggccgagctcctgcaactgcaggtgggcttgggacttcagaaaataccattaaaaaaaaaggatttttttttattatgaaggtaaaaaaaacagcgggaccgacccgggagcgaggccgacggggacttccaggaggtcggcatgaggtggccgcgtctaccgctcgagccctggaagtccgcagcgggcgctgtggagctcctacacggctgcccctgggcttgcacagcttccccatggctcctctgtcccctccacgGGTGCACTCAGCAGGCACAACCCGCTTATACTCCCCGCTGCTGCTGCCGATAATGATGATGACCATAATGATCATGATGATGCGCAAAGGGTTATCTACCAGTGGACAGTGCCactatcgccctggaactctaccccggcctctgctgccgtcataCACCGCTCTCAGTCAGCCCCTGCcttccccccaccgggacctaccagcaatcaccctggaactctggctgggcatggggatgcaggttgctcccgctggcccccaccgggacctacctgcaatcaccctggaactctggctgggcatggagatgcaggttgctcccgctgaccccccaccgggacctacctgcaatcaccctggaactctggctgggcatggggatgcaggttgctcccgctgccccccttccaccccaccgggacctacctgcaatcaccctggaactctggctgggcatggggatgcaggttgctcccgctgcccccccaccgggacctactagcaatcaccctggaactctggctgggcatggggatgcaggttgctcccgctgcccccccttccaccccaccgggacctaccagcaatcaccctggaactctggctgggcatggggatgcaggttgctctcgctggcccccaccgggacctaactgcaatcaccctggaactctggctgggcatgaggatgcaggttgctcccgctggcccccaccgggacctacctgcaatcaccctggaactctggctgggcatgaggatgcaggttgctcccgctgccccccttccaccccaccgggacctacctgcaatcaccctggaactctggctgggcatggggatgcaggttgctcccgctgcccccccaccgggacctaccagcaatcaccctggaactctggctgggcatggggatgcaggttgctcccgctggcccccaccgggacctaccagcaatcaccctggaactctggctgggcatggggatgcaggttgctcccgctgcccccc
Protein-coding regions in this window:
- the LOC142656385 gene encoding hemoglobin subunit alpha-3-like, translated to MTLSASERALILSLWPKIAPQVNDLGGEALDRLFLSFPLTKTYFPHLDLSQGSADIKNYGGKVMNALGNAANHLDHLDASLSTLSDLLPHKLRVDPGNFERLNQVIQNVLAIHLPKEFSAETQAAWNKFFSEVSTVLTSK